A DNA window from Syngnathus typhle isolate RoL2023-S1 ecotype Sweden linkage group LG2, RoL_Styp_1.0, whole genome shotgun sequence contains the following coding sequences:
- the LOC133150078 gene encoding zinc finger protein GLI2-like codes for MEATRAEEKKDKMDGSCFGDLLKKPLETRASPHIFSSFHKPMAMDTRHHDGCHSYHYEPHAVHTVHRPVGIPGSPVISDISLIRLSPASMATGDSPFSPPHVYVNPHMEHYLHGGPTLSMISAARGLSPTHMAHDHFKDGSLFGLPPPSPTEVTLTREYYQLMASHHGSYGELLMQGTGLAAGAHLSDYMTPIDVSRLTPRLSRKRTLSISPLSDASVNLQTMIRTSPSSLVAYINNSRSGSVASSSYGHLSVGGLSPSLAFPHPISPVAYQHLLALGHTPPLLQPAAAYPGCQPGLGFSSPSVPVHADDLASQNPCGESVTSCTVDPVITKRSKVKPESKPNKTSVPTQNHESISELKVDHDDCKAKPEAPCESNCHWEGCSTEYQTQEQLVHHINNDHIHGEKKEFVCRWDECSRDQKPFKAQYMLVVHMRRHTGEKPHKCTFEGCSKAYSRLENLKTHLRSHTGEKPYMCEREGCNKAFSNASDRAKHQNRTHSNEKPYVCKMAGCVKRYTDPSSLRKHVKTVHGPEAHVTKRQRGDLLTRLAPKDNSENQTIHEKRADSSAPAGAEDFTHVNSIKTETPVMQQSSPGGQSLRSSEPSPLGGATDNDGGVEMEGLSAGSLRDFNSLWSLWVILMAKKQDQRTSASRSSSAVIYIWSISRRRGGTSANGPPSQHLPLPPVPAGVFLWQSQGIGPGSAEKSELTRHPQPPLLRQLLFAAPVRSHT; via the exons CCTCCCCGCACATCTTCTCATCCTTCCACAAGCCCATGGCCATGGACACGCGGCATCATGACGGGTGCCACTCGTACCACTACGAACCGCACGCCGTCCACACCGTCCACAG gcccGTAGGAATTCCAGGCAGCCCTGTCATCTCTGATATCTCTCTGATCCGTCTATCTCCTGCGTCCATGGCGACCGGCGACTCCCCCTTCAGCCCCCCGCACGTTTACGTCAACCCTCACATGGAGCACTACCTGCACGGCGGCCCTACGCTGTCCATGATCTCGGCAGCCAGAGGCCTGAGCCCCACTCACA tGGCTCACGACCATTTCAAAGATGGCAGCCTGTTTGGGCTCCCACCACCTTCTCCGACCGAAGTGACTCTGACCAGGGAGTATTACCAGTTGATGGCGAGCCACCACGGCTCCTACGGCGAGCTGCTCATGCAGGGGACGGGGCTAGCTGCAGGTGCCCACCTGTCAGACTACATGACCCCCATTGATG TATCGCGACTGACTCCGAGGTTGAGCAGGAAGAGAACGCTGTCCATCTCACCTCTGTCCGACGCCAGCGTGAACCTTCAGACCATGATCCGCACCTCGCCCAGTTCGCTGGTGGCTTACATCAACAACTCCCGGTCCGGCTCGGTTGCCAGCAGCTCTTATGGACACCTGTCCGTCGGAGGACTTAG CCCGTCCTTGGCCTTCCCTCATCCCATCAGCCCCGTGGCCTACCAGCATCTGCTGGCTCTGGGCCACACTCCGCCACTCCTCCAGCCGGCGGCCGCCTACCCCGGCTGCCAGCCCGGCCTCGGATTCTCATCGCCGTCCGTTCCGGTCCACGCCGACGACCTGGCGTCCCAA AACCCCTGCGGAGAATCAGTCACCAGCTGCACAGTTGACCCCGTCATCACCAAGAGGTCGAAGGTGAAACCCGAATCCAAA CCGAACAAAACCAGCGTACCGACACAGAACCATGAGAGCATCTCAGAACTTAAAGTGGACCATGACGATTGCAAAGCAAAGCCGGAAGCCCCGTGCGAGTCCAACTGCCACTGGGAGGGCTGCAGCACAGAGTACCAAACCCAAGAGCAGCTGGTCCAC CACATCAATAACGACCACATCCACGGGGAGAAGAAAGAGTTTGTGTGCCGCTGGGACGAATGTTCTCGGGACCAGAAGCCCTTCAAGGCTCAGTACATGTTGGTGGTTCACATGCGCCGGCATACAGGAGAGAAACCGCACAAGTGCACG TTTGAGGGCTGCTCCAAGGCCTACTCTCGTCTGGAAAACCTCAAGACCCATCTGCGCTCTCACACCGGGGAGAAACCTTACATGTGCGAGCGCGAGGGGTGCAACAAGGCTTTTTCCAACGCTTCGGACCGAGCCAAACATCAGAACCGCACGCACTCCAATGAG AAACCGTACGTTTGCAAAATGGCGGGCTGCGTCAAGCGCTACACGGACCCCAGTTCGCTGAGGAAGCACGTGAAAACGGTCCACGGCCCAGAGGCCCACGTCACCAAGAGGCAGCGGGGGGACCTCCTGACCAGGCTGGCGCCCAAGGACAACAGCGAGAACCAGACAATCCACGAGAAACGCGCAGACAGCAGCGCCCCCGCAGGTGCGGAGGACTTCACGCATGTCAACTCCATCAAGACGGAAACTCCCGTG ATGCAGCAGTCCAGCCCTGGCGGTCAGTCACTGCGTAGCAGCGAACCATCACCGCTTGGTGGGGCCACCGACAATGACGGTGGAGTAGAAATGGAAGGCTTGAGCGCTGGAAGCCTGCGGGACTTCAACTCGCTGTGGAGTCTTTGGGTGATTCTAATGGCGAAGAAGCAGGATCAGCGAACGTCAGCATCCAGGAGCAGCTCAGCTGTCATCTATATCTGGAGTATatcaagaagaagaggagggactTCTGCCAATGGACCGCCAAGCCAACATTTGCCGCTGCCACCAGTACCAGCAGGCG TGTTCCTCTGGCAGAGTCAAGGCATTGGTCCTGGGTCTGCTGAGAAGTCTGAACTTACTCGACACCCTCAGCCTCCGCTCCTCAGGCAACTCCTCTTCGCTGCTCCAGTCAGATCTCACACTTGA